ATATGGTGTTACAAAAGGGACGAGCTTAAATCAACTTATTCAAAAACTTGGTATTAAGCGTGAAGAAGTTATCGCAATGGGCGATAGCTATAACGACCAAACGATGATTGAGTTCGCTGGACTTGGCGTTGCAATGGGCAATGCACCAGATGATATTAAAGAAATTGCAAACTACGTAACAGATACCAACATGAACGATGGTGTTGCAAAAGTTGTAGAAAAGTTCGTACTAAAAAGCGAAGCGCTTGTTTAATATTTCCATTCATAAAACCTATTTGAAGTCAAACACTTCAAATAGGTTTTTATTTAAATTGCAATGCTTTTGTGACCATATTTTGAACTTTGCACTATTCTCGTAGTGTAAACTTTCTTTTTGTATATAATGAAACAAAATAGACTATTTTATTTTGAAAAAGAATACAAATTTACTATATACAAGCATACGTTAAAGGAGGCTAATTCATGTTATCTACACCAATCGGACGATTAAGAGCAATTGGACTAGTTGAGGGGATTTCTTTCCTACTACTATTATTTGTAGCAATGCCGTTAAAATATTTCGCGGGGTTTGCAACAGCTGTTAAAATTACAGGTATGGCTCACGGCGTTCTATTTATACTATTTATCTTCGCGGTAATTCAAGTAACAATCGTACACCGTAAATCAATTTTATGGGCACTTGGCGCATTTGTTGCATCTGTTATCCCATTTGGTACGTTTGTACTAGATGCTAAACTTAAAAATGAACAATAATAAAAAGGTAGTTAACGACTGTTAACTACCTTTTTATTTACAAATTCGGAATTTCCCAATCAATTTCTCTCTCACCCATATTAGCTAAAATCGTATTTACTTTAGAATACGGCTTACTTCCAAAGAAACCACGTCTTGCTGATAATGGACTTGGATGTACGGATTCAATAATATGGTGATTCGTATTCGTAATTAACTTTTTCTTCGCCTGTGCATGGCGTCCCCACAATATGAAAACAACTGGTTTTTCACGTTCATTTAACAGCTCAATCACGCGATCAGTGAACTGCTCCCATCCTTTTCCTTTATGAGAATTCGCCTCACCTTGGCGAACCGTTAATACCGCATTCAATAAGAGTACACCTTGCTCTGCCCACTTTACTAAATAACCGTTATTCGGAATTTCATAACCGTATTCATCTCGCAGCTCTTTATACATATTTAACAATGATGGCGGCGTTTTTACACCTGGTTGTACAGAAAAGCTTAAGCCATGTGCTTGATTTGGCCCATGATATGGGTCTTGCCCTAAAATAACGACCTTTGTATTTTCATAACTTGTATACTGAAGAGCGTTAAAAATATCTTCTACCTTTGGATAAACAACATGCACATTGTACTCTTCTTTCAAAAAATTAGCTAGGGTTTGATAATATTCTTTTTCAAACTCTGGTGCCAGTAATGGCCCCCAATCATTCTGTAAAACATTTTCCATGCCTTCACTTCCTATCCAATTAATTCACCATATCCTGCTTTGTAAATACTACGAATGAAATGATAAGGGAAACTACTGCCCAAACCGTTAAATTCATTAAAGAAAATCCCATCGATAACCCTTGTAACGCAGGCAGTTTTCCTGATAAATAATCCGTTAACGATAAGTTGACACTAAAAATATATTTTGCACCTTCCCAAGACGTTGCAAAGGAACTTAAAATACCGCCAGCAATTAATGCAGCTAACATAACTCCCATACCAGCTGGTGTGTTTCGAATTAAAACAGAAACCATAAATGATATAGTTCCAACAACGATGGCAACAAACCAAGCTAATCCGTACGCCATTAAAATGTATTGCCAC
The DNA window shown above is from Bacillus clarus and carries:
- a CDS encoding DUF3817 domain-containing protein is translated as MLSTPIGRLRAIGLVEGISFLLLLFVAMPLKYFAGFATAVKITGMAHGVLFILFIFAVIQVTIVHRKSILWALGAFVASVIPFGTFVLDAKLKNEQ
- a CDS encoding uracil-DNA glycosylase yields the protein MENVLQNDWGPLLAPEFEKEYYQTLANFLKEEYNVHVVYPKVEDIFNALQYTSYENTKVVILGQDPYHGPNQAHGLSFSVQPGVKTPPSLLNMYKELRDEYGYEIPNNGYLVKWAEQGVLLLNAVLTVRQGEANSHKGKGWEQFTDRVIELLNEREKPVVFILWGRHAQAKKKLITNTNHHIIESVHPSPLSARRGFFGSKPYSKVNTILANMGEREIDWEIPNL